One Drosophila virilis strain 15010-1051.87 chromosome 5, Dvir_AGI_RSII-ME, whole genome shotgun sequence DNA window includes the following coding sequences:
- the LOC6625916 gene encoding neurofilament medium polypeptide isoform X2: protein MAGQFVEAVAILGLLGCIVLATPQRGAYSLQAAVDELHRREAAKYPLNAPPPSARFAADQLDDWDEESGPSVFRERENLGGNAVAAGGDPSHSELTEQFLREIEEAGEHDRQERYKAALRQLWEKYQQQENELHGKVQDEELEEQQLFEQKKRMRVPPYYLLMQKKRSYPVLPWLPYNADKKKRFPVAKRAAGESPLGKTDERVAQELSELFGRPLDQQQQQQQLSEEKKKRSTEEQLKAAPTTLLPETAATATALGDMRLEINFQRVNVSNGLAKEPPPAQPAAPAQPAKPAGTGEMVVHGHAGHHRKRSEHHSDEEYGEHDEHEGEGEGEESSDEDDHDEFDEEEEGEADGEGDAADANERRRKKKRAASAKHMHGPGVGHLMLRAKKSIDWSQYFGLDRKKKSDQMSEGESKKRRDEIGNNINSEGPDGEAHKKKRDIDPEKLESMDKKLQSIEDFIIDETIKYTGAHEGIKNQDEIRKLKEHVLSRLATAYSLEKMRRALDKLRQSVDAENHLLRNVIDSDSEENTLDNNWTNKKRYSVRKELAEEQSEEPQQQLKKKRSGYMRYPEQPNTMDEALTMQGTPYETLNDAYLGNKNYIIGSNQCPIIESMAERCRSVDLISGDLNQELMPLCGVHQICYLCGASQVACDYQYLAEADTICGSSNECQAAARSVLMILRGTPGRQLGPRECLKNPCLYRAMREIGL from the exons ATGGCCGGCCAATTTGTTGAAGCTGTTGCCATCCTGGGCCTGCTCGGCTGCATTGTCCTGGCGACGCCCCAGCGAGGCGCCTACTCGCTGCAGGCGGCCGTCGATGAGCTGCATCGCCGCGAGGCTGCCAAGTATCCATTAAACGCGCCGCCCCCCTCGGCACGCTTTGCTGCGGATCAACTGGACGATTGGGACGAAG agAGTGGTCCGTCCGTGTTCCGTGAGCGTGAGAATCTAGGCGGGAACGCAGTTGCCGCCGGCGGCGATCCGTCGCACAGCGAGCTAACCGAACAGTTTCTGCGCGAGATCGAGGAGGCCGGCGAGCACGATCGTCAGGAACGTTACAAGGCAGCGCTGCGTCAGCTCTGGGAGAAGTatcagcagcaggagaacGAGCTGCACGGCAAGGTTCAGGATGAGGAGCTCGAGGAGCAGCAGCTATTCGAGCAAAAGAAACGCATGCGCGTGCCGCCCTACTATCTACTCATGCAGAAGAAGCGCTCGTATCCGGTGCTGCCTTGGCTGCCGTACAATGCGGACAAGAAGAAACGCTTCCCGGTGGCCAAGCGTGCGGCGGGCGAGTCACCGCTGGGCAAGACCGACGAGCGTGTCGCCCAGGAACTGAGCGAGCTATTTGGCAGGCCActtgaccagcagcagcagcagcagcagctgtcggAGGAGAAGAAGAAACGCTCCACCGAGGAGCAGCTGAAGGCGGCGCCCACCACGTTGCTGCCGGAGACAGCGGCTACGGCCACGGCTCTGGGCGATATGCGGCTGGAGATCAACTTTCAGCGCGTGAACGTCAGCAATGGATTGGCCAAGGAGCCGCCGCCGGCACAGCCAGCGGCACCGGCACAGCCCGCAAAGCCAGCCGGCACAGGTGAGATGGTCGTGCATGGACATGCGGGACATCATCGCAAGCGCAGTGAGCATCACTCGGACGAGGAGTACGGCGAGCACGATGAGCACGAGGGCGAGGGCGAGGGCGAGGAGAGCTCCGACGAGGACGATCACGACGAATtcgacgaggaggaggagggcGAGGCCGACGGCGAGGGCGATGCTGCAGATGCTAACGAGCGACGCCGCAAAAAGAAACGTGCGGCCAGCGCCAAGCATATGCATGGTCCCGGCGTTGGGCATCTGATGCTGCGCGCGAAGAAGTCCATCGATTGGTCCCAATACTTTGGACTCGATCGCAAGAAGAAGTCGGATCAGATGTCCGA AGGCGAGTCGAAGAAGCGACGCGATGAAATcggcaacaacattaacagTGAAGGACCGGATGGGGAGGCGCACAAGAAGAAGCGCGACATTGATCCCGAGAAGTTGGAGAGCATGGACAAAAAACTACAGTCCATTGAGGATTTCATTATTGATGAAACCATCAAGTACACTGGTGCCCACGAGGGCATCAAGAATCAGGACGAGATACGCAAGCTAAAGGAGCATGTGCTATCGCGTCTGGCCACCGCCTACAGTCTGGAGAAGATGCGCCGTGCGCTGGACAAGCTGCGTCAGTCCGTCGACGCTGAGAATCATCTGTTGCGCAATGTTATCGATTCCGATTCGGAGGAGAACACGCTGGACAATAATTGGACAAACAAGAAGCGCTACAGTGTACGCAAGGAGCTGGCCGAGGAGCAGTCGGA GGagccccagcagcagctgaagaagAAGCGCAGCGGCTATATGCGCTATCCGGAGCAGCCGAACACCATGGACGAGGCACTTACCATGCAGGGCACACCCTACGAGACGCTCAACGACGCCTATCTGGGCAACAAGAACTACATCATTGGCTCCAATCAGTGCCCAATTATCGAGTCCATGGCCGAGCGTTGCCGCAGCGTTGACCTAATCTCCGGCGACTTAAACCAAGAGCTAATGCCCCTCTGTGGCGTCCATCAGATCTGTTATCTCTGT GGCGCCTCGCAGGTGGCCTGCGACTACCAGTACCTGGCCGAGGCGGACACCatctgcggcagcagcaacgagtGCCAGGCGGCGGCACGGTCCGTGCTCATGATATTGCGCGGCACGCCCGGCCGTCAGCTGGGACCGCGCGAGTGCTTGAAGAATCCCTGCCTGTACAGGGCCATGCGGGAGATTGGGCTCTAA
- the LOC6625916 gene encoding neurofilament medium polypeptide isoform X1 → MAGQFVEAVAILGLLGCIVLATPQRGAYSLQAAVDELHRREAAKYPLNAPPPSARFAADQLDDWDEDSDLFGTGTGNKYKNRNRHRINKALAKYLERENESYEPGLGAPYDGYEFDDEREQQTNPSNLFVDEKRKRSSSPFRERDEQQYESGPSVFRERENLGGNAVAAGGDPSHSELTEQFLREIEEAGEHDRQERYKAALRQLWEKYQQQENELHGKVQDEELEEQQLFEQKKRMRVPPYYLLMQKKRSYPVLPWLPYNADKKKRFPVAKRAAGESPLGKTDERVAQELSELFGRPLDQQQQQQQLSEEKKKRSTEEQLKAAPTTLLPETAATATALGDMRLEINFQRVNVSNGLAKEPPPAQPAAPAQPAKPAGTGEMVVHGHAGHHRKRSEHHSDEEYGEHDEHEGEGEGEESSDEDDHDEFDEEEEGEADGEGDAADANERRRKKKRAASAKHMHGPGVGHLMLRAKKSIDWSQYFGLDRKKKSDQMSEGESKKRRDEIGNNINSEGPDGEAHKKKRDIDPEKLESMDKKLQSIEDFIIDETIKYTGAHEGIKNQDEIRKLKEHVLSRLATAYSLEKMRRALDKLRQSVDAENHLLRNVIDSDSEENTLDNNWTNKKRYSVRKELAEEQSEEPQQQLKKKRSGYMRYPEQPNTMDEALTMQGTPYETLNDAYLGNKNYIIGSNQCPIIESMAERCRSVDLISGDLNQELMPLCGVHQICYLCGASQVACDYQYLAEADTICGSSNECQAAARSVLMILRGTPGRQLGPRECLKNPCLYRAMREIGL, encoded by the exons ATGGCCGGCCAATTTGTTGAAGCTGTTGCCATCCTGGGCCTGCTCGGCTGCATTGTCCTGGCGACGCCCCAGCGAGGCGCCTACTCGCTGCAGGCGGCCGTCGATGAGCTGCATCGCCGCGAGGCTGCCAAGTATCCATTAAACGCGCCGCCCCCCTCGGCACGCTTTGCTGCGGATCAACTGGACGATTGGGACGAAG ATAGCGATTTATTTGGCACCGGCACCGGCAACAAGTATAAGAATCGGAATCGCCATAGAATAAATAAAGCACTTGCCAAGTATTTAGAGCGCGAGAACGAGAGCTACGAGCCGGGCCTAGGCGCCCCCTACGATGGCTACGAGTTCGACGATGAGCGCGAGCAGCAAACGAATCCCAGCAATCTGTTTGTGGACGAGAAGCGAAAGCGCTCCTCCTCGCCCTTTAGGGAACGCGACGAGCAGCAATACG agAGTGGTCCGTCCGTGTTCCGTGAGCGTGAGAATCTAGGCGGGAACGCAGTTGCCGCCGGCGGCGATCCGTCGCACAGCGAGCTAACCGAACAGTTTCTGCGCGAGATCGAGGAGGCCGGCGAGCACGATCGTCAGGAACGTTACAAGGCAGCGCTGCGTCAGCTCTGGGAGAAGTatcagcagcaggagaacGAGCTGCACGGCAAGGTTCAGGATGAGGAGCTCGAGGAGCAGCAGCTATTCGAGCAAAAGAAACGCATGCGCGTGCCGCCCTACTATCTACTCATGCAGAAGAAGCGCTCGTATCCGGTGCTGCCTTGGCTGCCGTACAATGCGGACAAGAAGAAACGCTTCCCGGTGGCCAAGCGTGCGGCGGGCGAGTCACCGCTGGGCAAGACCGACGAGCGTGTCGCCCAGGAACTGAGCGAGCTATTTGGCAGGCCActtgaccagcagcagcagcagcagcagctgtcggAGGAGAAGAAGAAACGCTCCACCGAGGAGCAGCTGAAGGCGGCGCCCACCACGTTGCTGCCGGAGACAGCGGCTACGGCCACGGCTCTGGGCGATATGCGGCTGGAGATCAACTTTCAGCGCGTGAACGTCAGCAATGGATTGGCCAAGGAGCCGCCGCCGGCACAGCCAGCGGCACCGGCACAGCCCGCAAAGCCAGCCGGCACAGGTGAGATGGTCGTGCATGGACATGCGGGACATCATCGCAAGCGCAGTGAGCATCACTCGGACGAGGAGTACGGCGAGCACGATGAGCACGAGGGCGAGGGCGAGGGCGAGGAGAGCTCCGACGAGGACGATCACGACGAATtcgacgaggaggaggagggcGAGGCCGACGGCGAGGGCGATGCTGCAGATGCTAACGAGCGACGCCGCAAAAAGAAACGTGCGGCCAGCGCCAAGCATATGCATGGTCCCGGCGTTGGGCATCTGATGCTGCGCGCGAAGAAGTCCATCGATTGGTCCCAATACTTTGGACTCGATCGCAAGAAGAAGTCGGATCAGATGTCCGA AGGCGAGTCGAAGAAGCGACGCGATGAAATcggcaacaacattaacagTGAAGGACCGGATGGGGAGGCGCACAAGAAGAAGCGCGACATTGATCCCGAGAAGTTGGAGAGCATGGACAAAAAACTACAGTCCATTGAGGATTTCATTATTGATGAAACCATCAAGTACACTGGTGCCCACGAGGGCATCAAGAATCAGGACGAGATACGCAAGCTAAAGGAGCATGTGCTATCGCGTCTGGCCACCGCCTACAGTCTGGAGAAGATGCGCCGTGCGCTGGACAAGCTGCGTCAGTCCGTCGACGCTGAGAATCATCTGTTGCGCAATGTTATCGATTCCGATTCGGAGGAGAACACGCTGGACAATAATTGGACAAACAAGAAGCGCTACAGTGTACGCAAGGAGCTGGCCGAGGAGCAGTCGGA GGagccccagcagcagctgaagaagAAGCGCAGCGGCTATATGCGCTATCCGGAGCAGCCGAACACCATGGACGAGGCACTTACCATGCAGGGCACACCCTACGAGACGCTCAACGACGCCTATCTGGGCAACAAGAACTACATCATTGGCTCCAATCAGTGCCCAATTATCGAGTCCATGGCCGAGCGTTGCCGCAGCGTTGACCTAATCTCCGGCGACTTAAACCAAGAGCTAATGCCCCTCTGTGGCGTCCATCAGATCTGTTATCTCTGT GGCGCCTCGCAGGTGGCCTGCGACTACCAGTACCTGGCCGAGGCGGACACCatctgcggcagcagcaacgagtGCCAGGCGGCGGCACGGTCCGTGCTCATGATATTGCGCGGCACGCCCGGCCGTCAGCTGGGACCGCGCGAGTGCTTGAAGAATCCCTGCCTGTACAGGGCCATGCGGGAGATTGGGCTCTAA